A genomic stretch from Sulfobacillus thermosulfidooxidans includes:
- a CDS encoding class I SAM-dependent methyltransferase, translated as MSLFDDVVPRYEAFCNTPLGQFINKVEREIILTLSSPQPDELWIDLGCGTGEYSIALASFGCHVIGLDESESMLERARMKSVISGTVKYDSGDISCIPYSDGLFDGALIQVTLEFVKDAPQVLKETLRVLRPSGRLVIGLIQRLGSWAQYYQIRAKTDPSTVYRHAHFWTVRELYELLHCFPVRIEGGLYVSPNEFTNLDTAWEIESQRRKTWPLDKAGFIGLRFDRKDCGSL; from the coding sequence ATGAGTCTCTTTGATGATGTTGTGCCGCGTTACGAAGCCTTTTGCAATACACCATTAGGCCAATTTATCAACAAAGTGGAACGGGAGATTATTCTTACCCTGAGCTCACCTCAGCCTGATGAATTGTGGATTGATCTAGGCTGCGGTACGGGAGAATACAGTATAGCCTTGGCATCATTTGGTTGTCATGTCATCGGGCTCGATGAGTCAGAATCCATGCTCGAACGGGCTCGAATGAAATCTGTCATTTCAGGAACTGTTAAATATGATTCCGGAGATATCAGTTGCATTCCTTATTCAGATGGACTTTTTGATGGCGCGTTGATTCAAGTGACTTTGGAGTTCGTAAAGGATGCACCTCAGGTCCTAAAAGAAACACTGCGTGTGTTAAGGCCGTCAGGCCGATTGGTCATAGGCCTTATTCAGCGATTAGGGTCTTGGGCACAATATTATCAAATACGAGCTAAGACGGATCCATCAACCGTTTATCGTCATGCTCATTTTTGGACCGTAAGAGAACTTTATGAATTGTTACATTGCTTTCCAGTCCGCATTGAAGGTGGGCTTTATGTCAGTCCCAACGAATTTACTAATTTAGATACTGCTTGGGAAATAGAATCTCAACGGCGAAAAACATGGCCGTTAGACAAAGCAGGTTTCATTGGATTACGATTTGATCGAAAAGATTGTGGCAGCCTGTGA
- a CDS encoding MBL fold metallo-hydrolase — protein sequence MNNMPFVISKVADSVFGIALWDSSWNSYNNCYVINREGKTLLLDCGKREQSNQLVEALREINVHPDDVDVFIATHGHIDHIGATATFRRAAKWIHADDWDRLSEEQTSEFNKLDSDIGVMYGLSFLRVGHHTNGSIAIYDVNTRCLFCGDYICFFGAKLVDNSLVTFGNDLRKKYHAFVMAWSQSPENRNKYHYESFACGLKVISSFKEAIFLATGHGPILHNNIIDFINELISINN from the coding sequence ATGAACAATATGCCATTCGTAATCTCAAAAGTCGCTGATTCAGTCTTTGGTATCGCGCTGTGGGACTCGTCATGGAATTCATACAATAACTGCTATGTCATCAATCGAGAAGGAAAGACGCTTTTGCTCGATTGTGGCAAGCGAGAGCAAAGCAATCAGTTGGTTGAGGCTTTGAGAGAAATCAATGTGCATCCCGATGATGTCGATGTCTTCATTGCGACTCATGGACACATTGATCATATCGGTGCAACCGCTACTTTTAGGAGGGCAGCAAAATGGATTCACGCTGATGATTGGGATCGCTTGTCAGAGGAACAAACAAGCGAATTCAATAAGCTTGATTCTGACATAGGCGTAATGTATGGACTCTCCTTTCTCCGAGTGGGACATCACACGAACGGATCAATAGCCATCTACGACGTCAATACGCGTTGCCTGTTCTGTGGGGATTATATTTGCTTTTTTGGCGCTAAGCTTGTCGACAATAGCCTAGTGACATTTGGTAATGATCTCCGAAAGAAATACCATGCTTTTGTAATGGCCTGGTCACAATCTCCAGAAAACCGCAACAAGTATCATTATGAGAGTTTTGCTTGCGGCCTTAAGGTGATATCTTCTTTCAAAGAAGCCATATTTTTGGCAACAGGGCATGGTCCTATTTTACACAATAACATTATTGATTTTATCAACGAATTAATATCAATAAATAATTAA
- a CDS encoding arsinothricin resistance N-acetyltransferase ArsN1 family A: MDGIAIEEQQGFTVEDTEIRELWSSAGLPFPSGPCKRQWFILTTTDNRHVGVIGVEPYGSAALLRSLVVSPEYRGKGLGSKLVWYALGQLQATNVQTVFLVTDTAEKFFREWNFAVVGREKVPAPMRTADEFSGACPHTATIMQLSLLHPLVRIRRAHLSDSPAIARIYNQGIADRVATFETAMRTSEERRQWLQARSNRYAVLVGETMDNHVVGWLSLNPFSTRQAYHAVADISIYVERNLRGQGIGKRLLRTGIEWAREHEFHKLVLTLFPENEAARHLYLQAGFRTVGILHEQAQLEGRWRNTELMEYLILQSGDGIKP, translated from the coding sequence ATGGATGGCATAGCGATTGAAGAACAACAAGGATTTACGGTTGAAGATACCGAAATTCGAGAGTTATGGAGTTCAGCTGGTCTCCCCTTTCCTTCTGGACCTTGCAAGCGTCAGTGGTTCATCTTGACAACGACTGACAATCGTCACGTGGGCGTTATTGGGGTGGAACCGTATGGATCTGCTGCGCTTCTTAGATCTTTAGTAGTGTCGCCGGAATATCGAGGTAAGGGATTAGGAAGTAAACTCGTATGGTATGCTCTCGGTCAGTTGCAGGCAACCAATGTTCAAACGGTGTTTCTTGTGACGGACACCGCTGAAAAATTTTTTCGTGAATGGAACTTTGCTGTCGTTGGCCGAGAAAAGGTCCCGGCACCGATGCGGACTGCCGATGAATTTTCGGGCGCGTGTCCGCACACCGCGACAATTATGCAACTGTCATTATTACATCCTCTGGTTCGAATAAGGCGCGCCCATCTTAGTGACTCACCGGCCATCGCACGTATTTATAATCAAGGAATCGCTGATCGCGTTGCGACATTTGAGACAGCTATGAGAACAAGCGAAGAACGGCGCCAATGGCTCCAAGCGCGTTCAAATCGGTATGCCGTTCTGGTAGGCGAAACGATGGATAATCACGTCGTAGGGTGGTTATCTCTCAATCCTTTCAGTACCCGTCAGGCATATCATGCAGTGGCTGATATTTCGATTTATGTGGAACGTAATCTGCGGGGACAAGGCATTGGCAAACGGCTATTACGCACCGGAATCGAATGGGCACGTGAACATGAATTCCATAAATTGGTATTAACACTCTTTCCGGAAAATGAGGCAGCACGGCACTTATATCTTCAAGCAGGTTTCCGTACGGTAGGTATCCTCCATGAACAAGCCCAACTAGAGGGACGATGGCGCAATACAGAACTGATGGAATATCTTATTTTACAATCAGGAGATGGCATAAAGCCGTGA
- a CDS encoding MarR family winged helix-turn-helix transcriptional regulator, protein MSQKSMHILRRIARRFSLIQRKTWACCTPASETQCLILTELDMEDGLSIRDLAERLGSDPPWISRVVEELRQRGWVNRTQDLRDRRFVKIQLTPEGRVEAQRLQEVLNAQAESLLGGLSPQEHNQLLETLEWLAHRLEQEEEPH, encoded by the coding sequence ATGTCGCAGAAGTCCATGCATATCTTACGTCGTATTGCGCGACGTTTTTCCCTAATTCAACGTAAAACATGGGCTTGTTGTACCCCAGCTTCGGAGACACAATGTTTAATTCTTACAGAACTTGATATGGAAGACGGCTTATCTATTCGAGATTTGGCTGAACGACTAGGAAGTGATCCTCCATGGATTAGCCGAGTTGTTGAAGAATTACGGCAGCGTGGATGGGTTAATCGCACACAGGATTTGCGGGACCGCCGATTTGTGAAGATTCAACTTACCCCGGAAGGTCGTGTCGAGGCCCAGCGCTTGCAAGAGGTGCTCAATGCTCAAGCTGAAAGTCTTCTAGGAGGTTTATCTCCTCAAGAGCATAACCAGTTATTAGAAACATTAGAATGGCTAGCCCATCGTTTGGAACAAGAGGAGGAACCCCATTGA
- a CDS encoding APC family permease, which yields MDRKPVDNELHANVVGFWGLVSQSLAGMAPSCDVVAFMTAGAAFALVALPLSYLLAFALMFIEVNTLYHLSKDRASAGGYYSYVSAGLGPKASLLTGFMVIFYQTLSVAGIPVYIGGVFLPGLAARLHIVLPHQFWLFAILFFIGVPWLLAVMGIRPSIKVLATTSLIEISFLIVASIIIMIKAAPPTPLRPFEIGSVGIRGVSLGMVFAITSFIGIGSHSSLGEETKAVQTQRGRLIGKAALVSLTLTGAALTLSAYALTVGWGMFRMNSFSTANAPGVTVFFRYLGPIGAASLVILALNSALADSIALLTSSSRVLYAIGRDELIHTGFAQVNGRRAPARSVSVLAGFAVFTGIGIASWLGPSTAFNVMTTAVLFGLVSAHTLMNISLMRLFRKEHQQSHFLQHVVLPILAIVLFWWVLYESVWPIAYPLSLSAVIWLLVLIPSVIYIVKVSRRVTSAQKHRLGLPAPAAPKKPK from the coding sequence TTGGACCGGAAACCTGTGGATAATGAGTTACACGCCAATGTCGTAGGGTTTTGGGGCCTGGTAAGTCAGAGCTTAGCGGGCATGGCACCGAGTTGTGACGTGGTGGCATTTATGACGGCGGGAGCGGCCTTTGCGTTAGTGGCACTACCGTTATCCTATTTGCTGGCTTTCGCCCTCATGTTTATTGAAGTGAATACGTTATACCATTTATCTAAGGACCGGGCATCTGCTGGTGGCTACTATAGCTATGTGTCGGCAGGATTGGGCCCTAAGGCATCATTACTTACCGGTTTTATGGTCATTTTTTATCAAACTCTCAGTGTAGCAGGCATTCCTGTCTATATTGGTGGAGTCTTCTTACCCGGTCTGGCAGCACGTTTGCACATCGTATTGCCGCACCAATTTTGGCTTTTTGCCATCTTATTTTTTATTGGCGTCCCTTGGCTCTTGGCCGTCATGGGTATTCGACCGAGTATCAAAGTGCTTGCCACAACCAGTCTTATCGAAATCAGTTTTCTGATCGTGGCGTCTATTATCATAATGATTAAGGCCGCACCCCCCACTCCCCTACGGCCCTTTGAAATTGGTTCTGTGGGTATTCGAGGCGTGTCATTGGGTATGGTCTTTGCTATTACTAGTTTTATTGGCATTGGCAGTCATAGTTCTCTGGGTGAAGAAACCAAAGCCGTTCAAACCCAGCGTGGACGCTTAATTGGAAAAGCTGCGTTAGTCTCTTTAACGCTGACGGGCGCCGCCTTAACGTTGTCAGCATATGCTTTAACTGTTGGTTGGGGAATGTTTCGCATGAATTCCTTTTCTACCGCCAATGCACCCGGTGTGACCGTTTTTTTCCGGTATTTAGGACCGATTGGTGCCGCATCCTTAGTCATTTTAGCTCTTAATAGTGCCTTAGCGGATAGCATTGCGCTATTAACAAGTTCCTCTCGAGTTCTTTACGCCATTGGGCGAGATGAACTCATCCACACCGGTTTTGCGCAAGTTAATGGGCGCCGAGCCCCAGCTCGCAGCGTAAGCGTCCTGGCCGGATTTGCTGTGTTTACGGGAATAGGTATTGCCTCATGGCTTGGTCCCAGCACAGCCTTCAATGTCATGACGACGGCCGTATTATTTGGTTTAGTCTCCGCCCACACGCTTATGAATATTTCATTAATGAGGCTGTTTCGCAAAGAACATCAACAATCACATTTTCTTCAACATGTTGTGCTCCCCATTTTGGCTATTGTTCTGTTCTGGTGGGTGCTTTATGAGTCGGTTTGGCCTATCGCCTATCCTTTAAGCCTTTCGGCCGTTATTTGGCTTTTGGTCCTGATTCCTTCCGTAATTTACATTGTCAAAGTCAGTAGACGTGTGACCTCTGCCCAAAAACATCGTTTGGGATTGCCCGCTCCTGCAGCACCTAAGAAACCAAAATGA
- a CDS encoding MFS transporter, giving the protein MDVDSNRRVIIAVSAGVFIGTYDVAAISVALPKVVQIWHVSSSGMALLGSSAFIGMMLGSLLAGFAADYVGRRLILLVDFLAYGIASVLSAVSPDLTWLILSRMIVGLAVGAEYAVVFPYLVEYIGQKDRGRIMAWALWAANFGMLFAYGLGALTINYPGGWRIPLAFGALLVIPILWWRRFLPESLEWALHRAASWHDVIHILSVPQYRKIVSLSALIWLSYQVSDQGLTIFLPWMFVSIFGTSISLAAWHSVIVKAVTIPAALITVWMIDRVGRRPLQLWGFWGRAFALLVLGMLLVAVHGDIGHDQALVGVAWILLVLAYAAGAVGPDKTTVITTAERMPTEIRASAQAIAESSGRLGGIAGVLGYSFLSALWGPGAGLIFFGAMAAIGTILTWSFLPETQHIAIYAYQKTPSFREGEQLIRVKKSAKKP; this is encoded by the coding sequence ATGGACGTGGATAGTAACCGTCGTGTTATTATTGCGGTGAGCGCCGGGGTGTTTATTGGCACTTATGACGTGGCCGCTATTTCCGTAGCTTTGCCGAAAGTTGTACAAATTTGGCATGTATCATCCTCTGGTATGGCATTGTTAGGTTCGTCAGCTTTTATTGGCATGATGCTTGGGAGTTTATTAGCGGGATTTGCTGCCGACTACGTGGGACGCCGCTTAATTTTGCTGGTGGATTTTTTGGCATACGGCATCGCCTCTGTGTTAAGTGCTGTCAGTCCTGATTTGACGTGGTTGATTCTCAGCCGAATGATTGTGGGGCTTGCTGTCGGAGCGGAATATGCCGTAGTTTTTCCCTATCTTGTCGAATATATCGGTCAAAAGGACCGAGGAAGAATCATGGCGTGGGCATTATGGGCCGCTAACTTTGGCATGCTTTTTGCCTATGGTCTCGGCGCTTTAACGATTAATTATCCAGGGGGATGGCGTATACCGTTAGCATTTGGCGCTCTATTGGTGATCCCCATATTATGGTGGCGTCGGTTCCTACCGGAATCACTGGAATGGGCATTGCACCGGGCCGCTTCATGGCATGATGTGATTCATATTTTAAGCGTTCCCCAGTATCGCAAGATCGTAAGCCTATCAGCCCTCATCTGGTTGAGCTATCAAGTCAGTGATCAAGGCCTTACCATTTTTCTTCCCTGGATGTTTGTCAGCATATTTGGCACGAGCATCTCTTTAGCCGCATGGCACAGTGTTATAGTCAAAGCTGTAACCATTCCTGCAGCGCTTATAACAGTATGGATGATTGACCGGGTGGGAAGACGCCCTCTGCAATTATGGGGTTTTTGGGGTCGGGCGTTTGCGTTGCTTGTTTTGGGTATGTTATTGGTAGCAGTGCACGGAGATATAGGACATGATCAGGCTTTAGTCGGGGTGGCATGGATATTGTTAGTCTTGGCATATGCGGCAGGTGCCGTAGGTCCTGACAAGACAACAGTTATTACCACAGCCGAGCGCATGCCGACAGAAATTCGCGCCTCTGCCCAAGCGATTGCGGAGTCTAGTGGCAGACTCGGAGGAATTGCCGGGGTATTGGGCTATAGTTTTTTATCAGCGTTGTGGGGACCTGGCGCGGGACTTATTTTCTTTGGGGCTATGGCGGCTATTGGCACGATCTTGACGTGGAGCTTTTTGCCTGAAACCCAGCACATCGCCATCTATGCATATCAGAAGACTCCTAGCTTCCGAGAAGGAGAACAACTCATACGGGTCAAGAAGAGTGCAAAGAAACCCTAA
- a CDS encoding HAD-IA family hydrolase, with amino-acid sequence MVLKSVIFDVDGTLADTELDGHLWAFNHVFQQWKLPFRWSISLYRELLKIPGGQERLAYYQMLHPERVPLSAAQIAEIHQVKTSLFIQRVRAGAIPLRIGVRSLISACYEQHIPVAIATTTQYANVEALLITHFGPQWRKIFPVVVAGDHVVQKKPHPCVYHECLQRLGVAPDEAVAFEDSAVGLMAARQAGIPTVVTMNIWTYHQSFPDALGVLTGIGTYKNPAFGRGPHGWGRYCLNPKQLEEWLTQ; translated from the coding sequence ATGGTTCTTAAAAGTGTGATATTTGATGTCGACGGCACTTTGGCAGACACTGAATTAGATGGCCATCTGTGGGCATTTAATCATGTATTTCAACAGTGGAAGTTGCCATTTAGGTGGTCCATATCATTGTATCGAGAGTTGTTAAAAATACCCGGAGGACAAGAACGTTTAGCCTATTATCAAATGCTGCATCCCGAACGGGTTCCCCTGTCCGCTGCGCAAATTGCTGAAATCCACCAGGTCAAGACATCGCTTTTTATTCAAAGAGTTCGGGCCGGCGCTATTCCACTCCGTATTGGCGTTCGATCCCTAATTTCGGCGTGTTACGAACAGCATATTCCGGTGGCGATAGCAACGACGACGCAATATGCCAATGTCGAGGCGTTGCTGATAACACATTTTGGTCCGCAGTGGCGGAAGATTTTTCCGGTCGTCGTAGCCGGCGATCATGTGGTACAGAAAAAACCGCATCCGTGCGTTTACCACGAATGTTTACAGCGCTTAGGAGTGGCTCCAGATGAGGCCGTGGCCTTTGAAGACTCTGCCGTCGGTTTAATGGCTGCAAGACAAGCGGGTATTCCAACTGTTGTCACTATGAATATTTGGACTTACCATCAAAGTTTCCCAGATGCCTTAGGCGTCTTGACAGGTATTGGAACCTACAAAAATCCGGCCTTTGGGCGAGGCCCTCACGGTTGGGGACGTTATTGCCTGAATCCTAAGCAACTTGAAGAATGGTTGACTCAATGA
- a CDS encoding formate--tetrahydrofolate ligase, with protein sequence MMSQDLKPITEIATKIGLSVSDIIQYGTFKAKIPLDIVYQQPRRAKLVLVTSINPTPAGEGKTTMSVGLSQALHRIGVNATAVLREPSMGPTFGMKGGATGGGASRVEPSTAINLHFTGDFHAITAAHNLLAALIDNELFHGSRLQLDPKRVLWKRVLDVNDRALRHVIVGLGGPGQGVVRETGFDITAASEVMAVLTLARDLADLKTRLSKMVIASQGHDMITVADLGAEDALTAILDEAMMPNLVQTREQTPVIMHGGPFANIAHGCNSIVATEAGLRFSDVVITEAGFGADLGAEKFLDIKAPEANLSPDLAVVVVTLRALRYHGGQSLKEINRPNLHALHAGMANLNKHLENLRHFGLPMVVAINQFPADTPEEIEWLLKELADQGVPAALADVFGQGGFGGEHLAHLVMQQLDESNSHFAPLYEETESLEEKIEKIVTSIYGGIGVDYAPAALKTLDRLHTWGEDHLRVCIAKTQYSLSDNPKLLGRPEGFRVTIRDIDIARGAGYIVPLAGDMIRMPGLPKDPAAYRVHVGDDGMITGIE encoded by the coding sequence ATGATGAGTCAAGATTTGAAGCCGATTACCGAAATTGCTACGAAAATCGGATTATCCGTATCCGACATTATCCAATATGGTACGTTTAAAGCCAAAATTCCATTGGACATTGTTTATCAACAACCCCGTCGTGCGAAATTAGTCCTGGTCACCTCGATCAATCCGACGCCCGCAGGAGAAGGCAAAACAACCATGTCTGTAGGTTTATCTCAAGCGCTTCACCGGATAGGCGTTAACGCTACAGCCGTGCTGCGTGAACCTTCTATGGGACCAACTTTTGGTATGAAAGGCGGTGCAACAGGTGGAGGCGCATCCCGGGTGGAACCCTCGACCGCCATCAATCTTCATTTTACTGGTGACTTTCATGCGATTACAGCCGCCCATAATCTTTTAGCGGCCCTCATTGACAATGAATTATTCCACGGCAGTCGTCTTCAACTGGATCCTAAGCGCGTTTTATGGAAACGTGTTCTAGATGTCAATGACCGCGCTTTACGCCATGTCATTGTCGGACTTGGCGGACCGGGACAAGGTGTGGTGCGCGAAACCGGCTTTGATATTACAGCAGCCTCCGAAGTAATGGCCGTTCTGACCTTGGCCCGTGATTTAGCGGACCTTAAAACACGGCTTAGTAAAATGGTCATTGCGAGTCAAGGCCATGATATGATTACTGTGGCTGATCTTGGTGCTGAGGATGCATTGACTGCTATTTTGGATGAGGCTATGATGCCCAATTTGGTTCAAACGCGTGAACAGACGCCCGTTATTATGCACGGTGGTCCTTTTGCCAATATTGCACACGGATGTAATAGCATTGTGGCCACAGAAGCGGGTTTGCGATTCTCGGACGTGGTTATTACAGAGGCTGGTTTTGGAGCGGATTTGGGGGCAGAAAAATTTCTTGACATTAAAGCTCCTGAAGCGAATTTGTCGCCGGACCTGGCTGTAGTGGTCGTGACCTTGCGTGCTCTCCGCTATCACGGTGGACAATCATTAAAAGAGATTAATCGCCCTAATTTGCACGCATTACATGCGGGTATGGCCAATTTGAATAAGCACCTTGAGAATTTGCGTCATTTTGGACTGCCGATGGTGGTGGCAATTAATCAGTTTCCTGCGGATACCCCTGAAGAAATCGAGTGGTTACTGAAAGAGTTAGCTGATCAGGGTGTTCCTGCGGCCTTGGCTGATGTTTTTGGGCAGGGAGGATTCGGAGGAGAACATCTAGCACACCTGGTGATGCAGCAGTTGGATGAATCGAACAGTCACTTCGCTCCGCTTTACGAAGAGACCGAATCATTAGAAGAGAAAATCGAAAAAATTGTTACCTCAATTTATGGGGGAATCGGCGTGGATTACGCCCCAGCCGCCTTAAAAACATTGGATCGTTTGCATACTTGGGGAGAAGACCATTTGCGGGTGTGCATTGCCAAAACTCAATACTCTTTAAGTGACAACCCCAAACTTCTTGGACGCCCTGAAGGATTTCGTGTGACGATACGTGATATCGATATTGCTCGTGGGGCGGGGTATATTGTGCCATTAGCAGGAGATATGATTCGTATGCCAGGATTGCCTAAAGATCCTGCGGCATACCGGGTTCATGTCGGTGATGACGGCATGATCACAGGGATAGAGTGA
- a CDS encoding 2-hydroxyacid dehydrogenase, translated as MTYREQNRPLVISFAQQPLIRQMVSHFPLLDVRFVDDIAASQRVGIYDQAVCMIAAGNPVNSHTLTPWRHLQFVQTLGSGYNNLDMAELRKRGIVAAHNPGHNAHAVAEHVLMSAMYLLRNMGAAHQMVTQARFSERQYLTGQIRDLNGLTLGIYGFGYIGKALARLSLPFDVHVLYHQRHPVPDWERQYGVQYVSAEDIWRSSDIVVLTVPLTEDTYHLASSAQFDMMKPTAIVINVGRGPVVDEKALAQALIDQKIAGAALDVFESEPIDPNSPLLHLPELIRHRVLFSPHVSGVTRQALLKMIKGALDNVQRFVNHEPLLHQLLPEEHINPWDWRDGVLQKLSASHPSGESVDIH; from the coding sequence ATGACTTACCGCGAACAAAACCGACCCTTGGTCATCTCTTTCGCCCAACAACCTCTCATCCGGCAAATGGTCAGCCATTTTCCGCTATTGGATGTTCGGTTTGTGGATGATATTGCGGCGTCACAAAGGGTGGGAATTTATGATCAGGCCGTTTGCATGATTGCCGCCGGCAATCCAGTTAATAGTCATACTTTAACACCCTGGCGTCATCTTCAATTTGTTCAGACCCTTGGGTCGGGATATAACAATCTGGACATGGCAGAATTACGAAAACGGGGAATTGTGGCAGCTCATAATCCAGGTCATAATGCTCATGCTGTGGCAGAACATGTTTTAATGTCCGCCATGTATTTGCTGAGAAATATGGGAGCTGCCCATCAGATGGTCACACAAGCCCGGTTTTCGGAACGCCAATATCTTACAGGACAAATTCGTGATCTCAACGGATTGACCCTGGGTATTTATGGTTTTGGGTATATTGGGAAAGCGTTAGCGCGATTGTCACTGCCCTTTGATGTACACGTTCTCTATCATCAAAGACATCCTGTGCCGGATTGGGAACGTCAATATGGGGTTCAATATGTATCGGCGGAGGATATTTGGCGATCATCGGATATTGTTGTGTTGACTGTGCCTTTGACTGAGGATACGTACCACTTAGCCTCGAGTGCACAATTCGACATGATGAAGCCAACAGCTATTGTGATTAACGTGGGACGGGGACCCGTAGTAGATGAAAAGGCCTTGGCGCAGGCTCTTATTGATCAAAAAATTGCCGGGGCAGCATTAGATGTGTTTGAATCCGAGCCTATTGATCCCAATAGTCCTTTATTGCATCTGCCTGAGCTTATTCGCCATCGGGTTCTCTTTTCCCCCCATGTATCTGGTGTAACCCGCCAAGCGTTACTGAAAATGATTAAGGGAGCCTTAGATAATGTGCAACGGTTCGTAAATCACGAGCCTTTATTGCATCAATTACTCCCCGAAGAACATATTAACCCTTGGGATTGGCGAGACGGCGTCCTCCAAAAATTATCTGCCAGCCATCCGAGTGGGGAATCAGTGGACATCCATTAA
- a CDS encoding helix-turn-helix domain-containing protein — protein MAEPYSVGHRIRFYREHLGWSQTQLARKVALSQKQLSRIEQSQVMDLSRDLVILIGRALKQPLINGELNQWLYHFGYRGYVEPLLDLPDEYRLWLSRFDPFPAALLDIGWFLRDWNMTMARLFQVPQGALQGLERNLIVQLFAPDALLAEQWPKELLTRMLHRLLVQWQPYENEPWLTRLKDDISRRTKIPWETLINTYCQALMGTIPSTSEVVVLRAHDDHRILRFRSNLVPVPNRPDLIITHYYPIDVVTEKWCWQDFSG, from the coding sequence ATGGCTGAACCTTATTCCGTCGGGCATCGGATACGATTTTATCGCGAACACTTGGGATGGTCACAAACACAATTAGCACGCAAAGTTGCACTATCACAAAAACAGCTTTCGCGGATTGAACAATCCCAAGTCATGGACTTATCCCGTGATTTGGTCATTCTTATTGGACGAGCGTTAAAACAGCCACTCATCAATGGCGAGTTGAATCAATGGCTGTATCATTTCGGTTATCGCGGTTATGTTGAACCTTTGTTGGATTTACCGGACGAATACCGTTTATGGCTATCCCGTTTTGATCCCTTTCCTGCCGCCCTTTTAGATATCGGGTGGTTTCTTAGGGATTGGAACATGACGATGGCGCGTCTTTTTCAGGTGCCACAGGGAGCCTTACAGGGTCTGGAACGAAATTTAATTGTGCAATTATTTGCTCCCGATGCTCTTTTGGCCGAACAGTGGCCAAAAGAATTGTTGACACGGATGTTGCATCGTCTCCTCGTACAATGGCAACCCTATGAAAATGAACCCTGGCTTACCCGCTTAAAAGACGATATTTCTCGGCGAACAAAGATACCGTGGGAGACACTGATTAATACCTATTGCCAGGCGCTAATGGGAACTATTCCGTCCACATCTGAAGTCGTCGTTCTAAGAGCTCATGATGATCATCGGATTTTGCGTTTTCGTTCCAATTTGGTGCCTGTTCCTAATCGCCCTGATCTGATTATTACGCATTACTATCCGATTGATGTGGTCACAGAAAAATGGTGTTGGCAAGACTTTAGCGGGTAG